The Arachis ipaensis cultivar K30076 chromosome B03, Araip1.1, whole genome shotgun sequence region AGTTTTTTGTAGTGTTATGGCAAAAAAAAAGACCTTAGTGTAATCTATTTTTGTTTAATAATGACCTACATTCATttaaacaacaaaattaaaacaataaataaattagaACAAGAGATTCATTCtatacaaaaaacaaaaaacacttAACATTTTCTAAACTCCTAATAGTCACAAGAGAATTTGCACATAAATTGGATAGTACTACTAGGTAGAAAATGGGGTGTAAACAACTTAAACAACAGGCTGCACCTCGGACCCATTGaatcaaaaaatatcttaccTATTTACACCCACCACAATCCTAACCTCTCACTTTTCATGGTTCCACATTTCTTTCCTTTTAGCACAGCCGCTTTACTTCTCCTTTTCTGTTGCGCTGTCACTAATACACCTCACCGCCACCGCCACCGTCTGAAAAAGCAACGCGCCGCAGCCACTTCACCTTCTTCTCCCATGCGTCGTACCTCCCATGTGCTCTCTACAACTGATGCCGCCGCTGTACCTTCTTCTTTGCGCCGCGTCACCCCTGCTCTCGTCGCCGCCGCTGCACCTTCTTCTCCCATGCGTCGCACCACGCGTTTCGAACGAATAAGCTGGTCTTCTTCTCCCCCCTGCGTTCGCAACGCTGCCGATCATCCTGAACTCTCCCTACATTACGTCATCTGAAGAATCAACGCAACCGCTCGTCTGTCCCGTAGCGATAATGGTTGTTTCTTTTCatgtttttgaatatttttttaatgatggCTTGGATGTTTTTATCCCCTATACtttctcaaatatttttcaaCTAAAAAGGTCATTGTCACCAGCCTCCAACATTGTACATAGATTACGAAATTGAAGCAAATTTACTATTTAGTCTATATTCTATAGTCCTAGTAGCCAAGTCGTATTTGTTCccctgcatatatatatatagagagatgcTACCCTGTACCCCCCATCAGCCTCAAGCAAAGGTTCGATTAGCATAACAGTATAACACAAGTAACATGGGTTCTCCTCCTTCAAACCATGTCTATGATGTTGATGAACCTTTGCTAACACCTTCAACACCACCACAACCTCTGCAAAATTTATCATTTAGTTCGAAGCACGATGAATCATCAAATACTGGTGAACTTGAGAGGATACTGTCAGACACAAGTGTTCCTCTTTCAAAGAGAGTTGGAGCAGCAACATGGATTGAGTTAAAGTTACTATTTTACCTTGCTGCCCCTGCAGTTATAGTGTATCTCATTAACTATGTTATGTCCATGTCCACACAAATATTCTCTGGTCATCTTGGTAATCTTGAGCTTGCTGCTGCTTCCCTTGGAAACACTGGCATCCAAGTCTTTGCCTACGGCCTCATGGTATTTACAATTCTGCCCCCCCcccttttttatcttttttttttttcgaattcaATCCTAAATATTTTTTGTTAGAGACAATTTTGTTCAAGATTTGAAAACCTTCTTAGTATGCCATGcttctatttttctttcctttccctttttgaaatttttttgaaaagaacatCCATGGGAGATAATTCTTTTTGATATATATATCAGTAAATACGGATATATCTTTCTGTTGAAATTCCAACGGTAGTTTGCCACTGATAAGAGTAACAGTAACAGATTGGTAGAGTTAGTTACTTGAGAACTAGTCTTCTGTTTTGGCAGTTATAACTGCTTTCTTCTTTTATAGCGGTGTATTGTCTGTATAAGTGTGTGAATGAATCATTTTCGTCTTGCCCTCTGACGAGTCATTTACGAGTCATGCTAgttttacataaaaaataaagttaTTAAATCAGTAGATCATATAAAAAATACATTATAATACAAAATAtacatttaaaaatattaatatatatatttatatacaaatatataataactaatttgatAACTGATTTTTTATAAGCAAATCGCATTTTTGTTTGGGCACATATGAGTATATGACCACTACTCTGCCTTATTGCTTCTGTTTGCAAGTGTGCCACTCAAAGCTAATATGCAGAGTTATATTAGTCCAAGTATTCAATCACTAAAATTGAATCTAGTGTTCAAGTTCCATTTATATAGTGAAACAAATGTATTTGATAATGATATAGTGaaataaataacagaaaaaaaatacaattcaGACAgtaaaaaaatacaatatttgTTGTGATTATATAGGAAAATGAAATAATTTTAAGATATTTTAATTCAATTGAACTTTGATGTGTGATGAACAGTTGGGGATGGGTAGTGCTGTAGAGACATTATGTGGACAAGCATACGGGGCACAAAAATTCGAAATGCTTGGAGTATATCTACAAAGATCAACAATCCTTTTATCAATAGCAGGTATAGTCCTAACATTCATCTACATATTCTCGGAGCCCATTTTGGTCTTTTTAGGAGAATCCCCAAGAATCGCATCGGCAGCAGCACTTTTCGTGTACGGCCTAATCCCACAAATATTTGCGTACGCCGTAAACTTCCCAATCCAGAAGTTTCTACAGGCACAAAGCATAGTGGCACCGAGCGCGTACATCTCAACCGCGACGTTGGCGATTCACGTGCTGTTGAGTTGGTTGGTGGTGTACAAGGTGGGGTTGGGTTTGTTAGGAGCGTCGTTGGTGTTGAGCTTTTCGTGGTGGGTGATAGTGGTGGCGCAGTTTGTGTACATTGTGAAGAGTGAGAGGTGTAAGGACACGTGGCGGGGGTTTAGCGTTCAAGCGTTTTCCGGGCTGCCGGAGTTTTTTAAGCTGTCTGCTGCTTCGGCTGTGATGCTGTGTCTTGAGACGTGGTACTTTCAGATTCTTGTTCTGCTTGCTGGCTTGTTGCCTCACCCTGAGTTGGCCCTTGATTCACTTTCTATTTGGTAACTCTTTACTCTCTAATTTCTTCAACTTTAATTTGTATGCACCCATATTTTNNNNNNNNNNNNNNNNNNNNNNNNNNNNNNNNNNNNNNNNNNNNNNNNNNNNNNNNNNNNNNNNNNNNNNNNNNNNNNNNNNNNNNNNNNNNNNNNNNNNNNNNNNNNNNNNNNNNNNNNNNNNNNNNNNNNNNNNNNNNNNNNNNNNNNNNNNNNNNNNNNNNNNNNNNNNNNNNNNNNNNNNNNNNNNNNNNNNNNNNNNNNNNNNNNNNNNNNNNNNNNNNNNNNNNNNNNNNNNNNNNNNNNNNNNNNNNNNNNNNNNNNNNNNNNNNNNNNNNNNNNNNNNNNNNNNNNNNNNNNNNNNNNNNNNNNNNNNNNNNNNNNNNNNNNNNNNNNNNNNNNNNNNNNNNNNNNNNNNNNNNNNNNNNNNNNNNNNNNNNNNNNNNNNNNNNNNNNNNNNNNNNNNNNNNNNNNNNNNNNNNNNNNNNNNNNNNNNNNNNNNNNNNNNNNNNNNNNNNNNNNNNNNNNNNNNNNNNNNNNNNNNNNNNNNNNNNNNNNNNNNNNNNNNNNNNNNNNNNNNNNNNNNNNNNNNNNNNNNNNNNNNNNNNNNNNNNNNNNNNNNNNNNNNNNNNNNNNNNNNNNNNNNNNNNNNNNNNNNNNNNNNNNNNNNNNNNNNNNNNNNNNNNNNNNNNNNNNNNNNNNNNNNNNNNNNNNNNNNNNNNNNNNNNNNNNNNNNNNNNNNNNNNNNNNNNNNNNNNNNNNNNNNNNNNNNNNNNNNNNNNNNNNNNNNNNNNNNNNNNNNNNNNNNNNNNNNNNNNNNNNNNNNNNNNNNNNNNNNNNNNNNNNNNNNNNNNNNNNNNNNtttttaaatataaaaaataattatttttattaatataatattaataaaatattcttTATAATTACTCGCTATCTCAACATCATATTGAAATATAACAGTAACCTAGAAAAAAAGTAGTGGTCATTTTCAGAGAAAGCTACATGCTAAAGAATAATgtactctcttttttttctattgatGTCACATAATACACATGATGGCATAATTTTGGCATTTACGGTGCTGATGGAAAAGAACAGTGATCCATTATATATACCTGTCGTTATAAAGCATATAGATCCAATTCTTCATTCCCTCATATCAGTGAATCATCATCAATAATGTTTAAAGAGTATTGTTCAAGCACGGACTTCGAATTTCAACGATTAAGATAAGTTCTGAATTCTTTAAAGGGTATAGGCAACATTCAAATAAAGTTACTCAACGATAGATAACCAAAACAAAATTGATGTGTATCATAATATCTAATTGTCTATTGTTTTTCTCTGTCTTCCTCTCCTAAATGCCAATGTtgcgtttcaaaatcaaattaccatattttttttgtcatgaaAATTACCATATTTTTAAATAAACTTCAACATATAGATTCTAGAAACAAGTTGTGGGTCTTTACAAAATTTTGTTCTTAACAATTGCGTTCACTAAAGTTAGGCCTGCTTTATAAACAGTATATATACTATTCTGTAGCTTACATAGCATTTTTGTATTCTTATATAGTTATTCAATTCCTAACCTTTATGTCAAAATCGAATTGTAGAAGCCTACTTCTAACTTTTGTAATGCAACGAGCATAGCAATTTCTTTTCATATTAATTAATCCAGTCTTATCCTATGCTGTTTCATTAAACTAgcttttattttatatatgtttaATATGGTCCAACATTTTCATATGTTTTTTATTATGCGTCTTTTCGTGTGGCTTTAAAACTACTTTGTTATCTATGGAGGGAAAAAAATCATTAAGTATTACATAACAAAAATGAGAAACTAATAATTCCATATGTTTGTATGGAACTACAGTCACTTAAATACAAAATATGTGCGATAGTTGAGTCAAATATTTTTGCTCAAATAATAATCATAAATGATGAATatcatattaaaaaaaagataaatattaaTGGATGAATACTTTTTATTAGTATTAATCAATACTTTAggctaatattttatttttgtactattaaaatttagaatttatgatttaaaatttaacataaaaatcttTTTATTAGTTAAACATTGGCTAAAAATGTAATATTgttcataaaaaataaatagtaTGCTAAAATTGTACAGgatcaaaattaaataacaaaaataaagcaTTGAATATATGAACCAAAAAACAAAACTACTCCTTATTTAAAAAGCCTTGTTTATTTTATTGCAGTACCACGGTGTCTGGATGGGTGTTCATGATCTCAGTAGGATTTAACGCTGCTGCAAGGTTAGACTAACTTGTTTTTCATACCCTTTGGCATTATGGAAATTATTCCATAATGATTTAATATTATTGACATAGATATATGATATGATGGATGCAGTGTGAGAGTGAGCAACGAGCTAGGAGCTAGGAATCCAAGATCAGCATCATTCTCAGTGGTGGTAGTGACAGTGATATCATTCGTGTTATCAGTGATAATAGCAATAGTGGTTCTATTATTGAGGGATGTCATAAGCTATGTCTTCACCGAAGGAGAAGAGGTTGCTGCTGCTGTCTCTGATCTCTGCCCTCTCCTCGCTCTTTCCATTGTCCTCAACGGCATTCAGCCCGTCTTATCCGGTACTCATATTTATGTCTTTCAAACTAACTTTTTCAAATATTCTACTAATTCAAACGATATATGCTTTTTCTTCTCCATGTTTGTGATTTTTgtaagaataaaatatatttttgtcctTTAacgtttgtaatttttttaaaaataaatttttttttacttcaaCATATAATTAACATATATAATTTAaacattatatataataaattataagataaaatatattttttatttttagtatctataatttttttaaaaaatatttatgacaTTTAATTATATTCAGTTATATTTTAgtcaccaaaaatattcaattatatttttaacattttttatttgtgTTAAACTACCATtaaatatttcaatttttttcctaATATTTTAGAGATGGTTAACATCTAAAAAATAattgacataaataaaaaatatttaaaataaaattaaatattaaaaacaaaaaatatactttattgtgactgaaaatatttgaattaatTATAACTTTAGGGGTGGCCGTTGGATGTGGATGGCAAACTTTCGTTGCATATGTAAACGTTGGTTGCTACTATGGAGTTGGCATACCATTGGGCTCGGTTCTTGGTTTCTATTTTAAGCTCAGTGCCAAGGTAAATAATTCCACTAATGAGGTCAATTATTTGTATTCTCACCCAAAGATGTTGCCCTTAATTAGAAATTTTTGCATGGTTANNNNNNNNNNNNNNNNNNNNNNNNNNNNNNNNNNNNNNNNNNNNNNNNNNNNNNNNNNNNNNNNNNNNNNNNNNNNNNNNNNNNNNNNNNNNNNNNNNNNNNNNNNNNNNNNNNNNNNNNNNNNNNNNNNNNNNNNNNNNNNNNNNNNNNNNNNNNNNNNNNNNNNNNNNNNNNNNNNNNNNNNNNNNNNNNNNNNNTAAATGTTATCTAATGTTATTACTTTATTTtgtattatattattatactttAAATCCAATGGTTAAATTGATATGTATATCTatacaaaattattttaagaTATAAGTATGAGAAATAGGTTTACACCTAATATATAAATGAA contains the following coding sequences:
- the LOC107632703 gene encoding protein DETOXIFICATION 40; amino-acid sequence: MGSPPSNHVYDVDEPLLTPSTPPQPLQNLSFSSKHDESSNTGELERILSDTSVPLSKRVGAATWIELKLLFYLAAPAVIVYLINYVMSMSTQIFSGHLGNLELAAASLGNTGIQVFAYGLMLGMGSAVETLCGQAYGAQKFEMLGVYLQRSTILLSIAGIVLTFIYIFSEPILVFLGESPRIASAAALFVYGLIPQIFAYAVNFPIQKFLQAQSIVAPSAYISTATLAIHVLLSWLVVYKVGLGLLGASLVLSFSWWVIVVAQFVYIVKSERCKDTWRGFSVQAFSGLPEFFKLSAASAVMLCLETWYFQILVLLAGLLPHPELALDSLSICTTVSGWVFMISVGFNAAASVRVSNELGARNPRSASFSVVVVTVISFVLSVIIAIVVLLLRDVISYVFTEGEEVAAAVSDLCPLLALSIVLNGIQPVLSGVAVGCGWQTFVAYVNVGCYYGVGIPLGSVLGFYFKLSAKVNNSTNEVNYLYSHPKMLPLIRNFCMVEEASKRLNKWDENKEPLLKN